In Perca flavescens isolate YP-PL-M2 chromosome 7, PFLA_1.0, whole genome shotgun sequence, the following proteins share a genomic window:
- the LOC114558136 gene encoding LOW QUALITY PROTEIN: UDP-glucuronosyltransferase 1-2-like (The sequence of the model RefSeq protein was modified relative to this genomic sequence to represent the inferred CDS: deleted 1 base in 1 codon; substituted 1 base at 1 genomic stop codon) produces the protein MHDSFMHQSMFHLYKDFDLVNCDGVISITITQEQSQNVESQDFMTSILKRSIEIHRNKGSLWSFLDFYSNLFNMMGENQSVVAKMVVSIFENKTLIKELKETTYDLFLTDPAFPGGVMLAHYLQLPLVFNVRWLFNGEAHFAIAPSLSYVPEMFTDHSDKMDFFQRINNIIRHSMLVYRYHYVSNPPYQDVCDHYFGPDVSVMSLIQGADLWLMRVDFAFEFPRPTMPNVVYIGGFQGKPSKPLPSDLEDFVXSSGEHGVVVMTLRTLLSDLGPKISEIIASSFANLPQKVVWRHVGKRPITLGNNTMLVEWLPQNDLLGHPKTKVFVTPILNTVLYGIQVWRKCRPLHLMYPSLQQPFPNDDELEHCRL, from the exons ATGCATGACAGTTTCATGCATCAGTCCATGTTTCATCTCTACAAGGACTTTGACTTGGTTAATTG TGATGGGGTCATATCCATCACCATCACCCAGGAGCAGTCCCAAAACGTAGAGAGCCAAGACTTCATGACCTCTATTTTGAAGAGGTCAATAGAGATCCATCGGAATAAAGGCTCACTATGGTCGTTTCTGGACTTCTATAGCAACCTTTTCAACATGATGGGGGAGAACCAGAGTGTTGTGGCAAAAATGGTCGTCAGCATCTTTGAGAATAAGACACTAATTAAGGAGCTGAAGGAAACTACATATGATCTTTTTCTGACTGACCCTGCATTTCCAGGCGGAGTGATGTTGGCACACTATCTCCAGCTTCCCTTGGTTTTCAATGTGCGCTGGCTTTTCAATGGAGAGGCCCACTTCGCCATCGCTCCTTCTCTGTCCTACGTCCCTGAAATGTTCACTGACCACTCTGACAAGATGGACTTTTTCCAAAGAATCAATAATATTATCCGTCATAGCATGTTGGTTTACAGGTACCACTATGTCTCAAATCCACCTTATCAGGATGTGTGTGATCATTACTTTGGACCAGATGTCAGCGTCATGTCTCTAATCCAGGGAGCTGATCTATGGCTAATGCGGGTTGACTTTGCATTTGAGTTCCCTCGTCCCACCATGCCCAATGTCGTCTACATTGGAGGGTTCCAAGGTAAGCCCTCCAAGCCTCTTCCATCA GATTTAGAGGATTTTGTGTAGAGTTCCGGTGAACACGGGGTGGTCGTCATGACCCTGCGTACCCTGCTGAGTGACCTCGGCCCCAAAATATCGGAAATTATCGCCTCATCATTTGCCAATCTCCCTCAGAAGGTCGTGTGGAGACACGTCGGGAAAAGACCCATCACTCTGGGAAACAACACCATGCTGGTTGAATGGCTGCCTCAAAATGACTTACTAGGTCACCCTAAAACCAAGGTTTTTGTCACGCCCATccttaacaca GTTTTGTAtgggattcaggtctggagaaaGTGCAGGCCACTCCATTTGATGTACCCCAGCCTCCAGCAGCCGTTCCCTAATGATGATGAGCTGGAGCATTGTCGTCTATGA
- the LOC114559096 gene encoding P2Y purinoceptor 1-like: MNNSSCTRISFDFEHRFLPPVFILVFIIGLLANGWGLKSLLQNWKKLGIVNVFVLNLGLADILYLLTLPFLVVYYFMKSKWIFGDTFCKITRFCFNLNLYGSIGFLTCISMYRYLAIVHPMRVMGRITLTHSVGISVMVWFLVSVQSLPDMFYSKTFGNKLGKCYDTTHKIYVDDYIKYSLGWTFTGFCIPLLITLGCYAHVIVVLCRTNTTDKVLKQRCLKLLFIVILLFSVCYIPYHVLKNLNLWSRVLQKQKICREWSNGVYIAHQISRGLVCLNSALNPLVYLHGNEDIPAQVRQLLQQARRMFSRLFLSNSSCVPVAQTADEVQQELGF; this comes from the coding sequence ATGAATAACTCCTCCTGTACTCGCATCAGCTTTGACTTTGAACACAGATTCTTGCCTCCTGTTTTCATCTTAGTCTTCATCATCGGTCTGCTAGCTAATGGATGGGGATTGAAGTCTTTGCTGCAGAATTGGAAGAAACTGGGTATTGTTAATGTGTTTGTTCTCAACCTCGGACTTGCTGATATTCTTTACCTGCTCACACTGCCATTTTTGGTGGTGTACTACTTTATGAAGAGCAAGTGGATCTTTGGAGACACATTCTGCAAGATAACAAGATTCTGCTTCAACCTGAATTTATATGGCAGCATCGGGTTCCTTACATGTATAAGCATGTACAGGTACCTGGCTATTGTCCATCCAATGAGAGTGATGGGAAGAATAACGCTCACTCACTCTGTGGGGATCTCAGTCATGGTTTGGTTCTTGGTGAGCGTTCAAAGTCTTCCAGACATGTTCTACAGCAAAACATTTGGAAACAAGCTTGGGAAATGTTATGATACTACCCATAAGATATATGTGGATGATTACATTAAATACAGCCTTGGATGGACATTCACTGGGTTTTGTATCCCATTGCTCATCACACTGGGCTGCTATGCACATGTGATTGTCGTTCTCTGCCGCACAAATACCACTGACAAGGTACTGAAACAGAGATGCTTGAAGTTATTGTTCATTGTgattcttctcttctctgtttGTTACATCCCCTATCATGTACTGAAGAACCTCAACCTCTGGTCAAGAGTTCTGCAAAAACAGAAGATATGCCGTGAATGGTCTAATGGAGTCTACATTGCTCATCAGATAAGTCGTGGCCTTGTGTGTCTGAACAGTGCTCTCAACCCTCTGGTTTACCTCCATGGAAATGAAGATATTCCTGCTCAGGTCAGACAACTGCTCCAGCAAGCTCGTCGGATGTTCAGCCGGTTGTTTCTGTCAAACTCCAGCTGTGTGCCTGTGGCTCAAACTGCAGATGAAGTTCAACAAGAGTTAGGATTTTAA